The region GCCGCCGGACCGCCGCAGCTTGGTTACGTATTGCTGTGCGCGCTCGCCGTGATCCCCGCGGCGGCGATGATCGTCGCCTCATCGATCGTGACGTTGAAAGAACGCTCCGCGCCGCGCTGGGTTTCGTACGCGGGCTTTCCGCTTGCGGCGTTCCTGCTGCTTGGCCTATCCGTCGGGCCGCTGGTGGCGCTTCCGATCTGGGTGGCTGCCGCGACCTTCTCGCTACGCCGCCTTCCCGCGACGCCTTCTACTTAGCCATCCGCGCCAGTTCCGTCTCGAGCTGCGCGAGACCCATCGGCCCCAGGCCGAGCGCGTCGGTGTGGAAACGACCTTGTAGCTGATCGCCTGCGCCGGCCAGCCCAGGTAGCGCAGGATTTCGCGGGGGCTGGTCGACGATCACGTGAGGCCGTGTTTCGGGCCCCACATCTTGCTCCGTGACCCAACCCAGTGTTGAGAGACCTCTAGGAAGCGCTCAGCTTCTGGAGGAAAGTGTCGGAGCCGACATCGGTAATGCGAATCTGCAGCTCCTCCTGGTCGGTGACGGGAACACGCCAGCTTTCCTCGGTCATGATCAAACGCACGGCTTCTTCAGAGTACAGCTGATCCAGCTGTCCTTTGAAGCGGTTGCCGCGGACGAGAACCACGAGGTTCTCTTGAACCATCTCAGCGACTGTCAGAGCGGAAAGTCTTTGATTCACGTGATCTGGCTGGTCCCTGAACAGGCGTTTCGATTCGGAGAAAACCTCCCACAGCCACAGGTCATAGTCGACGACCTCGCTAAGAACGGCCCCGCGCAGCCCGCCGTCAAGCGTCGTCTCCTTGTCGCGCTCGTCCTTCGGTGTGTCTAATTCTGGATTGCCGGCGAGTGGAACAGGCCTACTCCGTTCTGCTTCGATCTTCGGACCGGTTACGACGACATAGGGCCCGCGTCGTACGTCGCCCGGATGGCGGCGCGGATCTCCCGGCATGATTCGGATTATCTGACTCAGATCCGCCGGGTTGCGATAGATCTTCGGAGGTGGATCCTGTTTGTTAGTCCCGTCCATGGTGTCCTGCTTAGGCTAAGCCATCCGCGCCAGTTCCGTCTCGAGCTGTGCGAGCCCCATCGGCCCCAGGCCGAGCGCGTCGGTGTGGAAGCGCTTGAGGTCGAACGATGCGCCCTGACGCCGCTTCGCCTCGTCGCGCGCGGCGAGCCAGCGGCGCTCGCCCACCTTGTAGCTGATCGCCTGCGCCGGCCAGCCCAGGTAACGCAGGATCTCGCTCGCGACGAGTTCGCGGTTGATGCCCGTCTTCTCGATCGTGAACTCGACGGCAAGGTCGTGGCTCCACGTCTCACCCGGGTGAAACTCTTCGTTCTTCGGGATCGGCAGTTCGAGATGCATGCCGATGTCGACGATGACGCGGACGGCGCGTAGAGCCTGCATGCTGAGCATGCCCATGTAGTAGTCCGGCACGTCGAGGAATCCCAGTTCGGCCATGAGGCGCTCGGAGTACAACGCCCAGCCCTCACCGTGGCCGGAGACGAACGCAAGCATGCGCTGGTACCGCGAAAGGTCCAGGCACTTCGTCGCGCCGACCTGCAGGTGATGACCGGGCACGCCTTCGTGGTAGACGGTCGTGACGTCGGTCCATTTCGGGAAGGTCGTGCGCGTGCCGACGGGGAACCACGTCCTGCCGGGCCGCGAAAAATCTTCGGACGGCCCGGTGTAGAACGCCGCGAGCGCGCCCCCGGGCGGCGGGATCATCACTTCGATGCGCCGGATCCGCTCGTCGATCGCGAAGTGCACGCCATCGAGCTTGTCGAGCGCGTCGTCGTGCTTCTCCTGCAACCACGCCCGGTACGCCTCGACGCCCTCCACCTGGCGCGCGGGGTCGCTGTCGAGCAGCGCCCGCGCCTCTTCGACGGTGCTCCCCGGCTTGATCTGCTCCGCCGTCGTCTCCATCTCGCGCTCGAGGCGGTGCAGTTCGTCCCACGCCCACGCGTACGTCTCATCGAGATCAAGCGCGGCGCCGACGAAGTTGCTCACGCCGAGCTGGTAGCGCTCGCGCCCGGAGCCATCGCGCTCGACGGCGTGCGGCAGATATTCTTCGAGCAGATAGCGACGGAGCGACGCGTACGCTTCGTCCGCTACGCGCACACCTGACTCGATGTCGGCGCGCAGAGCGTCGTCGCCGATCCCGCTGCGTTCGAAGTCAGCGCGGATGGTGCTGAAGAACGATGGTTGGCCTTGCTTCTGACCGCTCCACACCTCGGCCTGCCGCGCCAGTTCGCGCACCTGCCGCGCGGCGACGGTGCGGCGCTTTGCGGTGCCCTCAGCGAGCGTCTCTCGATAACCGTCGAGCGCTTGCGAAGACTTGTTCAGGCGCGAAGAGATATTCGACCAGTCTTCCGCCGTCGCACGCGGCATCTGGTCGAAGACGCTGCGGAATCCCGCCGGCGGACTGCCGAGCGTGCGCGCCGACATGTACTGCTCGCCGGCGCCGTACAGGTCGATCTGCACGGCGAGACGGTCGAGCATGACGTCCCGCGCGATGCGGTCGGCTTCGCCCTCGACCGGCGTCTCTTGCAGCTCGGCTACCGTCTTGCGCGCGTGCGCCACGGAAGCTGCGGCGCCGGCGGGCGAAAGGTCGCTGATCTCGGCGTCATGGCCCGGAATGCCGAGGCGCGTCGCCGCCAGCGGATCGAGCGCGACGAATTCGTCGACGTACCGGTGCGCAAGGTCATAGACGCGCGACATGCTGTACTCCGTTCGCAGGGCGCGGGCGGCGCCGCAGTGGGTTGTCCCCGCAGGGTGATGCCCGTGGCTGGTTGTCTGTCGCCAATCTTCGTCCGTGGTTGTAGGAGCGTCGCCGGTCAGGAACCACGCGCATTGCCGCCACGGGCCGATCGGCCCCGCTTGACGTGACGCGAACGTAGCGTGCGTATATATCCACAGGTTTTCGGTGGCGCAGCGCCGCCCTCCGATCAATAGTGCAATCGCGCACTAAGGTCGCTTCGCTCATGGGAGGTCCGATGCAATACCGGCGGCTGGGCAACACCGACCTCGACGTCTCCGCGGTCGGTTTCGGCGTCTGGACGACGAGCACCGGCTGGTGGGGCGATTACACCGACGACGACGCCATCGCCATGTTCCGCGATGCGAAGGCGCTCGGGATCAACTTCTTCGACGCATCGGACAGCTACGGGAACGGCCGCTCCGAGGAGCAACTCGGGCGCGCGTTCGGCAACGACCCTGACGTGATCATCGCGACGAAGGGCGGCTACGACTTCTACTCGTACCCCGAGCGGCGGCGCGGCCAGCAGGAGATCCCGCAGGACTTCAGCGGGGCGCACCTTCGCAAGGCCGTCGAAGAGAGTCTGCGTCGCCTGCAGCGCGACCGTATCGACTTCTACCAGTTGCACAACCCGAAGATGGACACGATCGACAACGACGAGACGTTCGACACGCTCGAAGCGCTGAAGCGCGAAGGCAAACTGCGCAGCTACGGCGTCGCGCTGGGTCCGGCGATCGGCTGGAAGGACGAAGGGGTGCGCTCAGTACGCGAGCGGAACATCGATGGCATGCAGATCATCTACAACCTGCTCGAGCAAGATCCCGGCCGCGCGCACATCGACGCCGCGGCGGAGCGTGGGGTCGGCGTGG is a window of Dehalococcoidia bacterium DNA encoding:
- a CDS encoding DUF885 domain-containing protein: MSRVYDLAHRYVDEFVALDPLAATRLGIPGHDAEISDLSPAGAAASVAHARKTVAELQETPVEGEADRIARDVMLDRLAVQIDLYGAGEQYMSARTLGSPPAGFRSVFDQMPRATAEDWSNISSRLNKSSQALDGYRETLAEGTAKRRTVAARQVRELARQAEVWSGQKQGQPSFFSTIRADFERSGIGDDALRADIESGVRVADEAYASLRRYLLEEYLPHAVERDGSGRERYQLGVSNFVGAALDLDETYAWAWDELHRLEREMETTAEQIKPGSTVEEARALLDSDPARQVEGVEAYRAWLQEKHDDALDKLDGVHFAIDERIRRIEVMIPPPGGALAAFYTGPSEDFSRPGRTWFPVGTRTTFPKWTDVTTVYHEGVPGHHLQVGATKCLDLSRYQRMLAFVSGHGEGWALYSERLMAELGFLDVPDYYMGMLSMQALRAVRVIVDIGMHLELPIPKNEEFHPGETWSHDLAVEFTIEKTGINRELVASEILRYLGWPAQAISYKVGERRWLAARDEAKRRQGASFDLKRFHTDALGLGPMGLAQLETELARMA
- a CDS encoding aldo/keto reductase, which encodes MQYRRLGNTDLDVSAVGFGVWTTSTGWWGDYTDDDAIAMFRDAKALGINFFDASDSYGNGRSEEQLGRAFGNDPDVIIATKGGYDFYSYPERRRGQQEIPQDFSGAHLRKAVEESLRRLQRDRIDFYQLHNPKMDTIDNDETFDTLEALKREGKLRSYGVALGPAIGWKDEGVRSVRERNIDGMQIIYNLLEQDPGRAHIDAAAERGVGVVVRVPHSSGMLEGKYTEDTVFAENDHRRHRPRSWLLNGIKKVEQLQFLVEGRPGATLGQVALKWLFTQPAIASALPNIYDREQMAEFAGACEIPDLTSEELARIQDLYESNFGLEQAAENATAAAAR